One Manduca sexta isolate Smith_Timp_Sample1 chromosome 28, JHU_Msex_v1.0, whole genome shotgun sequence DNA window includes the following coding sequences:
- the LOC115445143 gene encoding E3 ubiquitin-protein ligase UBR5 isoform X1, with protein sequence MSTMHFVVHPLPGTEDQLIDRLREVADRWNRYGTGAGSSALSSLRGVRAVAAGPAHIACLLEDGTICRAAFSIIPDRLDLSKTDASKNGGNGGGGSGGGGTSGGKQGGSGGGCGSRQQPRTRARIMRNSIRAAPSSQGSTSRATGVIIGASGSGRVVSVPAPFVPEDLVTQAQVVLQGKSRSLIIRELQRTNLDVNLAVNNLLSRDDEEGEEPEGGEGGDGYVPEDLISLLDGGFHAAQQDQSVIIDADTMFSEDIFGYAAIRSRSGGGGGGGSSGGRGGASRESSSSTQERPSEFSRWRERQYFGPRRWLESALRDTSWDKDGTESKKKDSAMSASPLWVSEELEYWDSNIRFTHIAATYSELIAISTQGQLHQWRWADAHPYQRNDGSSSTNAYHPRANWLGLASGERIVNISAAGIRVSVLTDSGRIATFLDESIAHAPGASRLEHPLQPFMEFGSDKAVSLHVCSLYTVARLDSGALYWWGVLPLGQRARLWEKHRARSRKQQRGHSSTTPQDLQAGQSVTMKNAPMYQPGAIGFNMSTGVPKVGILQNAAWNLSDMCRFKLLPPPQPDRSVSDKDKRDLQNQSPLTVSSVKASSSSSSKDAGKDSNKDMADRLDMPPPPSPASSTCSDTSTSHKRAKRVTVRGEEGSSNDGSKRDEEEWPLKEVVFLEDVKSVPLGRVLKVDGAYAAVRFPTIGKDGKEVVPSAPDDWTTLLQDCRLVRKDDLIAVKWGAGGAGPRGPDCLQRSPRKIALPPEIQVITIAVDNRGVHAVVRRPGGTLAYAVYAVGTTRALTDSTFPTDNNALLGYSNGQAIQLATAAEGSEPVVMMLDGNSALYPVSRDCVGMVREPPALNVSPARALVAHALPLHPHAAHQNHHNHHNALKSQVALIIIVPEPQLMMPRVLRCDLDGVRQLLHQLETDNNKQQILAILQERCDGNRNILHACVHMCAPTSNKEPDIVENSMPNLAGGTGGNSTNAEEAVPAISWPPETFEASGDEDSLMGLTNNGKMSGSSNGAGAVSSDPAERRGNALAALRALCESTTLQPYLMQLLTAKDGMGQTPLMAAVAERAYRAALVILDAIRACTDADETQRSEAIFPPNAHPDHSPLLVLCCNDTCSFTWTGQEHINQDIFECKTCGLTGSLCCCTECAKVCHKGHDCKLKRTSPTAYCDCWEKCRCKALVGGNWAARCDLLARLARDTQLATHFNSRGESILLFLVQTVGRQAVEQRQFRAGGGRGRGPRKQPGSDAEVDAPDHDLEPPRFARRALLHLLGDWPAVEAAVMCGAAGGAGSGGGASEEARPAGRAPSRAASPAPHQSGTTLLDKFTHALIVKCTNEMLDTLLHTLIREQQNDTIPGRAERAREVARRFVRSVARIFVIFSVEMAPGAAKKKGPLSITSSLVRCRRVFAALVALSVEELVEAADALLAPVRLGVVRPTAPFPLATTYVDLVNGSEDLFGVEPLSTGHSRLAHARRESNATGSRGAAAGGTSMGSSTLVPDRSSTPVATEYADDVAGEALGGDDDASETDEPNVPAPVPPPDAQHHDDAMGERGQEQHVVVENGTERAEGGESESELDLLAEVETESDSDDQDNAESAQRSVQTGATQGSDAGIASLLLYPEDSSGDSTQPEDEDSEAGETDEPDGEADPPLHDGETLERRAAPPARPNLAPHSMQWAIRSRESSRGTSGNTGGVRLTGGSSLVFIDPASLRRSAAAAAAGAHDPHSTSTTASCLARAFGIVIRQIADLLWEYERVTLPLPRMVPLVYREALRLQCYLERQLKPTWDWLVTVMDATEAQLRFGASLTSNNAGTSGTDTNRSSVPATRRTPSLTSPATRIIGFSEGPRARDREQGVEAGSARREFLAYCLSLLRAHSAEHAEQLPVLDVAALKHVAYVLDALVYYMRAAQPQPHHHQHLWTQDENENEEGDEEMVVGGGAAAESDSESEGARGRAHSFFQRSDSTLCLGCPPPDPFNMTMQDALPLADQPQLLQPNARREELFGMPRQLVTVPPAGDAPPGVNNPLEGTLVPRRLGLSTRGTDRGWSPPTRPASAPPTHNHTLTRDEPQDLSCTKDTATKMDIDTDGEYLSDSDSNETKNIPRKKHHRHPHTMSSSSNIEESNTQPSEFHTLVNTVCSIIEAPHQQNIPVTNSPGPSGSGSAAVESRASSSRSPGKTVIVRAGELLSAPDPLESQEISAHVTVETTGLPPPPLLPSLSTPSQPRACPSLGASVSHDLLLGRWRLSLDLFGRVFTEDVGLEPGSVVAELGGFPVKEVKFRRDMEKLRNSQQRDLTLHKMERDRAKLLQQTFAELNSAFAGQNRRAHSAQPPLAVNRVKVTFRDEPGEGSGVARSFYTSVAEALLANEKLPPLESTTGSGSNSSNSNGTSGSAGAATGGTSGNSSARGGGRARSKEAARRAGARAAAPRAPAAREPRRVLSVDARPYSPQAAPGTEGAGYSGDRSGGHNDHLTHHQAQLGERLYPRVHSLHPTFAGKITGMLLELTPAQLLVLLASEDALRQKVREAMDLIVMHPSEAILDLDVFSVSERGGTGAAGGASSGGSTAGAGASVSGAATATPDDAAPLFYSPGKRGYYSPRQGRATPERINAFRNVGRIIGLCLLQNELCPMFLNRHVLKYVLGRPVRFHDLAFFDPVVYESLRQLVVDAETGDSHSLFAALDLNFSLEMCEEEGGGCVELVPGGRELEVTAHNVYDYVRKYAQHRMLLSQEKALEAMRVGVLDVLPESALEGLTAEDLRLLLNGVGDINVTALVSYTSFNDESGEPPERLARFKRWLWAIVDKMTHLERQDLVYFWTGSPALPASEEGFQPMPTVTIRPADDAHLPTANTCISRLYIPLYSSRHVLKHKLLLAIKTKNFGFV encoded by the exons ATGTCTACAATGCATTTTGTGGTCCATCCTTTGCCTGGCACAGAGGATCAACTAATAGACAG gcTTCGAGAAGTGGCGGACCGTTGGAACAGATATGGAACGGGCGCCGGCTCCTCTGCACTCAGCTCTTTGCGTGGAGTGCGTGCTGTGGCAGCCGGGCCGGCTCATATCGCCTGCTTACTCGAAGATGGGACGATATGTCGCGCAGCTTTCTCCATCATTCCTGACAGGCTGGATCTGAGCAAAACAGATGCTAGTAAAAATGGCGGGAATGGCGGAGGAGGTAGCGGCGGTGGGGGGACAAGTGGCGGGAAGCAAGGAGGAAGCGGAGGCGGTTGTGGCTCTCGCCAACAACCACGTACTAGAGCTCGTATCATGAGGAATTCTATACGGGCTGCGCCCAGTTCACAAg GTTCGACAAGCCGCGCTACGGGTGTTATAATCGGAGCATCGGGTTCTGGACGCGTGGTGTCAGTGCCGGCGCCGTTCGTGCCAGAAGATCTCGTTACTCAAGCGCAGGTAGTGCTTCAGGGCAAGAGCAGGAGCCTCATTATTAGAGAATTACAG CGTACAAATTTGGACGTGAACCTGGCGGTAAACAACTTGCTGTCGCGTGACGATGAAGAGGGTGAAGAGCCGGAGGGTGGTGAGGGGGGCGACGGGTACGTGCCCGAGGACCTCATCTCGCTGCTGGACGGCGGCTTTCATGCGGCGCAGCAGGACCAGTCCGTCATCATTGACGCTGACACCATGTTCTCGGAGGACATCTTCGGGTACGCGGCCATCAGAAG CCGCAGCGGGGGCGGTGGTGGCGGCGGCAGCAGTGGCGGCCGCGGCGGCGCCAGTCGGGAGAGTAGCAGCTCCACGCAGGAGCGTCCGTCGGAGTTCAGCCGGTGGCGCGAGCGCCAGTACTTCGGCCCACGTAGGTGGCTCGAATCAGCGCTGCGTGATACCTCGTGGGATAAAGATGGAA CTGAAAGCAAGAAGAAGGACTCTGCGATGTCCGCTTCGCCGCTGTGGGTGTCGGAGGAGCTTGAGTACTGGGACAGCAACATCCGGTTTACGCACATCGCAGCCACTTACAGCGAGCTCATCGCGATTTCCACGCAGGGACAGTTGCATCAGTGGCGCTGGGCAGACGCTCATCCATATCAGCGGAATGAT GGCTCGAGCTCTACAAACGCGTACCATCCACGCGCTAACTGGCTGGGCCTGGCCTCGGGCGAGCGCATCGTGAACATCAGCGCGGCCGGCATCCGCGTGTCGGTGCTCACCGACTCCGGACGTATCGCCACCTTCCTTGATGAATCTATTG ctCACGCACCTGGTGCGTCTCGTCTGGAGCACCCTCTACAACCATTTATGGAATTTGGATCTGACAAAGCAGTTTCTCTGCATGTGTGCTCTTTGTATACTGTGGCGAGACTCGATTCTGGAGCATTGTATTGGtg GGGCGTATTGCCGCTAGGTCAGCGAGCTCGCCTGTGGGAGAAGCATCGCGCACGTTCCCGCAAGCAGCAGCGCGGACACTCGTCCACTACGCCGCAGGACCTGCAGGCTGGCCAGAGCGTTACCATGAAGAACGCTCCCATGTACCAGCCGGGAGCTATCG GATTCAACATGTCAACTGGAGTGCCAAAAGTAGGCATCTTACAGAATGCTGCTTGGAATCTCTCTGACATGTGTCGCTTCAAACTACTGCCGCCTCCGCAACCTGACCGTTCTGTTTCCGACAAAGACAAGAGAGATCTACag AATCAGTCTCCACTCACGGTTTCGTCAGTGAAGGCTTCGTCTAGCAGCAGCAGCAAGGACGCAGGCAAAGACAGCAATAAAGACATGGCTGACAGACTCGACATGCCGCCGCCGCCCAGTCCGGCGTCATCTACCTGCAGCGACACTAGCACTTCACACA AACGTGCAAAAAGAGTGACTGTGCGCGGCGAGGAAGGTTCGTCTAACGATGGCTCCAAACGCGACGAGGAAGAGTGGCCACTCAAGGAGGTCGTATTCCTTGAGGATGTAAAGAGTGTTCCGCTTGGCCGGGTCCTGAAAGTCGACGGCGCTTACGCGGCAGTGCGATTCCCTACTATAGGGAAAGATGGCAAAGAAGTTGTGCCATCAGCGCCAGACGACTGGACTACCTTGTTACAAGATTGCCGTCTCGTAAGGAAAGATGACTTGATTGCCGTGAAGTGGGGCGCAGGCGGTGCCGGTCCCCGCGGCCCTGATTGCCTCCAACGTTCGCCGAGGAAGATCGCGCTTCCCCCTGAGATACAAGTCATCACTATTGCT GTGGACAATCGCGGCGTTCACGCTGTGGTCCGTCGGCCGGGTGGCACGCTTGCATACGCTGTATACGCGGTGGGCACTACGCGGGCCCTTACTGACAGCACATTCCCTACTGACAATAATGCACTTCTGGGATACTCCAATGGACAGGCTATCCAGCTAGCTACAGCAGCGGAA GGCAGCGAGCCAGTGGTGATGATGTTAGATGGCAACAGCGCACTGTACCCGGTGTCGCGCGACTGCGTGGGCATGGTGCGTGAGCCGCCCGCGCTCAACGTGTCGCCCGCGCGCGCACTGGTCGCGCACGCGTTACCGCTGCACCCGCACGCTGCGCACCAGAACCATCACAACCACCATAACGCGCTCAAGTCGCAG GTTGCCCTGATAATAATTGTGCCAGAGCCGCAGCTTATGATGCCCCGCGTGCTCCGCTGCGATCTTGATGGAGTGCGTCAGCTGCTGCATCAACTGGAAACTGATAATAACA AGCAACAAATCCTGGCAATCCTACAGGAGCGCTGTGACGGCAACCGGAATATACTCCATGCTTGCGTTCACATGTGCGCACCTACATCCAACAAGGAGCCAGACATTG TGGAAAATTCTATGCCGAACTTAGCTGGGGGCACCGGTGGCAATAGTACTAATGCTGAGGAGGCGGTGCCAGCGATCTCGTGGCCGCCAGAGACGTTCGAGGCTTCCGGCGACGAAGATAGCTTGATGGGTCTTACAAATAATGG CAAAATGTCCGGCAGCAGTAATGGTGCAGGCGCGGTTAGCTCGGACCCAGCGGAACGTCGTGGTAACGCTCTGGCAGCCCTGCGCGCTTTATGTGAAAGCACTACCTTACAGCCGTACCTCATGCAGCTGCTCACTGCTAA GGACGGTATGGGTCAGACACCATTGATGGCGGCGGTGGCGGAGCGCGCGTATCGAGCGGCACTGGTAATCCTGGACGCGATTCGCGCGTGCACTGATGCAGACGAGACTCAGCGCTCAGAGGCAATCTTCCCACCCAACGCGCACCCCGATCATTCGCCGCTCCTTGTGCTTTGTTGCAATGACACCTGCAGCTTCACCTGGACTGGGCAAGAGCACATAAATCAG GACATATTTGAATGTAAGACGTGCGGCCTGACTGGATCACTTTGCTGTTGCACAGAATGTGCTAAG GTATGCCACAAAGGACACGATTGCAAGTTAAAACGTACCTCACCGACCGCATACTGTGATTGCTGGGAGAAGTGCCGTTGCAAAGCACTCGTCGGTGGCAACTGGGCGGCACGCTGCGACCTTTTGGCCAGACTGGCGAGAGATACACAGCTTGCAACACATTTTAACTCAAG GGGCGAGTCAATCCTCCTATTCCTGGTGCAGACAGTGGGTCGACAGGCGGTGGAGCAGCGCCAGTTCCGCGCCGGTGGCGGCAGAGGTCGTGGCCCGCGCAAACAGCCCGGATCTGACGCTGAAGTCGATGCACCCGATCATGACCTCGAACCACCTAGATTCGCTCGACGTGCCCTTTTGCATCTATTGG GCGACTGGCCAGCGGTGGAGGCGGCGGTGATGTGTGGAGCGGCGGGTGGTGCGGGGAGTGGTGGCGGCGCGTCGGAGGAGGCGCGCCCTGCCGGCCGCGCGCCTTCACGCGCTGCCAGCCCTGCGCCGCACCAGTCGGGCACCACGCTGCTCGACAAGTTTACGCACGCACTTATAGTCAAGTGCACCAATGAG ATGCTGGATACCTTGCTGCATACTTTGATTCGCGAACAACAAAATGACACCATTCCGGGACGCGCAGAGCGGGCGCGCGAGGTTGCGCGCCGATTCGTACGGTCTGTTGCcagaatatttgttatattcagTGTTGAAATGGCCCCCGGCGCAGCAAAAAAGAAAGG gccTTTATCAATAACATCGTCTCTGGTGCGCTGCCGGCGTGTTTTCGCCGCTTTAGTGGCTCTTTCTGTGGAAGAACTAGTCGAAGCCGCGGATGCTCTTCTCGCCCCGGTTCGTCTCGGTGTCGTGCGGCCAACGGCTCCTTTCCCTTTGGCGACAACTTACGTGGACCTCGTCAATGGAAGTGAAGACCTCTTTGGAGTAGAGCCACTTTCTACAGGGCATTCGCGCCTGGCTCATGCACGCAG ggaATCAAATGCAACTGGAAGCCGCGGTGCTGCTGCAGGAGGCACATCAATGGGCAGCTCGACATTGGTGCCCGACCGATCATCGACGCCTGTCGCGACCGAGTACGCTGACGATGTAGCCGGCGAGGCGCTGGGAGGCGACGATGACGCCTCGGAGACCGATGAGCCAAATGTACCCGCGCCTGTGCCGCCGCCGGACGCGCAACACCACGATGATGCAATGGGCGAGAG GGGACAAGAACAGCATGTGGTAGTTGAAAACGGAACTGAGCGCGCTGAAGGTGGTGAAAGTGAGAGCGAGTTGGATTTGCTAGCTGAAGTGGAAACAGAGAGCGACTCCGATGATCAGGACAACGCTGAATCGGCTCAGCGCAGTGTTCAAACTGGAGCCACGCAGGGTTCGGATGccg GCATAGCGTCGCTGCTTCTGTACCCGGAGGACTCAAGTGGGGACTCCACGCAGCCAGAAGACGAAGACTCTGAGGCGGGCGAGACCGACGAGCCCGATGGCGAGGCGGACCCACCGCTGCATGACGGCGAGACGCTGGagcgccgcgctgcgcccccCGCCAGACCCAATCTCGCGCCGCACTCCATGCAGTGGGCTATACG TTCGCGTGAGAGTTCTCGCGGCACGAGTGGCAACACGGGCGGTGTGCGTCTCACTGGCGGCTCGTCACTTGTGTTCATCGACCCAGCGTCGCTGCGCCGTTCGGCTGCCGCTGCCGCCGCTGGAGCACATGACCCTCACTCCACATCCACTACAGCTTCTTGTTTAGCCAGAGCTTTTG gCATCGTAATCCGCCAAATTGCTGACCTACTGTGGGAGTATGAACGCGTGACTTTGCCACTGCCCCGAATGGTGCCACTCGTATATCGCGAAGCTCTTCGCCTCCAATGTTATCTCGAGAGGCAACTAAAACCAACTTGGGACTGGCTTGTTACTGTTATGGATGCTACTGAGGCACAGCTTAG attTGGTGCTTCTTTGACGTCGAACAACGCTGGAACATCTGGTACAGATACTAATAGGTCGAGTGTGCCAGCTACGCGGCGAACTCCGTCTCTTACCTCGCCTGCGACGCGGATTATTGGATTTTCGGAAGGGCCACGAGCTAGAGATAGGGAACAAG GTGTAGAAGCTGGTAGCGCGCGACGCGAGTTCCTGGCGTATTGCTTGTCGCTGCTACGCGCGCACAGCGCTGAGCACGCGGAGCAACTGCCAGTGCTGGACGTGGCGGCGCTCAAGCATGTCGCGTACGTGCTCGACGCGCTCGTTTACTACATGCGCGCCGCGCAGCCGCAGCCGCACCACCACCAACACCTATGGACACAG gATGAGAATGAGAATGAAGAGGGCGACGAAGAAATGGTGGTTGGTGGCGGCGCCGCCGCTGAGTCTGACAGCGAGAGTGAGGGAGCTCGCGGCCGTGCGCACTCCTTCTTCCAACGATCTGACTCTACCTTGTGTCTCGGCTGTCCTCCACCGGATCCTTTCAACA TGACAATGCAAGACGCTCTGCCGCTGGCGGACCAGCCGCAGCTGCTGCAGCCGAACGCTCGGCGCGAGGAGCTGTTCGGTATGCCACGGCAGCTGGTCACCGTGCCGCCCGCCGGCGACGCGCCGCCGGGAGTCAACAACCCGCTTGAAGGTACAT TGGTTCCGCGTCGTCTTGGCTTATCTACGCGCGGCACAGATCGCGGATGGTCGCCACCGACGCGGCCCGCGTCTGCACCGCCCACGCACAACCACACATTGACCAGAGATGAACCACAG GATTTGTCATGCACGAAAGACACAGCAACAAAAATGGACATTGACACAGATGGTGAATACCTATCGGATTCAGATTCTAACGAAACAAAGAACATACCAAGAAAGAAACACCATAG ACACCCTCATACAATGTCTTCCAGCAGTAACATAGAGGAGTCTAATACACAACCTTCAGAATTCCACACGTTGGTGAATACTGTGTGTTCCATCATCGAGGCGCCACATCAGCAGAACATACCTGTCACTAATTCACCCG GTCCGAGCGGGTCAGGCAGCGCCGCCGTCGAATCACGTGCTTCTTCCTCACGGAGCCCTGGGAAGACTGTTATTGTACGTGCT ggAGAACTGTTGAGCGCGCCAGATCCATTGGAATCGCAAGAAATTTCGGCCCACGTGACTGTGGAAACCACAGGCCTTCCGCCGCCGCCGCTGTTGCCGTCGCTCTCTACGCCTTCGCAACC ACGCGCCTGTCCGTCACTTGGTGCTTCAGTATCGCATGACTTGCTGCTCGGACGATGGCGGCTTTCGCTCGATCTGTTTGGGCGCGTGTTTACGGAGGACGTTGGCTTGGAGCCCGGCTCTGTGGTCGCTGAACTCGGTGGCTTCCCCGTCAAGGAGGTCAAATTCCGCAGGGATATGGAGAAGCTAAGGAATTCGCAGCAGCGAGATTTGACTTTGCATAAG ATGGAGCGCGACCGAGCTAAGCTACTGCAACAGACATTTGCCGAGCTAAACAGCGCGTTTGCAGGACAGAACCGGCGCGCTCACAGTGCACAGCCGCCGCTTGCCGTTAACCGCGTAAAAGTCACCTTCCGCGACGAGCCTGGCGAGGGCAGCGGCGTCGCCAGGTCCTTCTATACCAGTGTCGCCGAG GCTCTGCTGGCAAATGAAAAACTACCACCTCTAGAGTCAACGACAGGTAGCGGGAGCAACAGCAGTAACAGTAATGGCACTTCTGGCTCTGCCGGTGCTGCCACTGGAGGAACAAGTGGCAATAGTAGTGCACG TGGCGGAGGTCGGGCGCGGTCCAAGGAAGCTGCGCGCCGAGCCGGCGCACGTGCCGCAGCGCCCCGCGCGCCTGCCGCCCGCGAGCCACGCCGCGTGCTTAGCGTGGACGCTCGACCCTACTCACCGCAG GCCGCACCGGGTACGGAGGGCGCAGGATACAGCGGAGACCGATCCGGGGGACATAACGACCACCTCACACATCATCAGGCACAACTCGGCGAACGACTTTATCCAAGA gtgcactctctacaCCCTACTTTTGCTGGGAAAATAACAGGAATGCTCTTGGAATTGACACCAGCACAACTTTTAGTACTTCTCGCAAGTGAAGACGCGCTGCGACAGAAAGTGCGCGAGGCTATGGATCTCATTGTGATGCACCCTTCTGAGGCAATACTAG ATCTAGATGTGTTCTCCGTCTCGGAGCGCGGAGGCACAGGCGCAGCGGGAGGCGCAAGCAGCGGCGGCAGCACAGCAGGCGCGGGCGCGTCCGTTTCAGGCGCGGCCACCGCTACGCCCGACGACGCTGCGCCGCTCTTCTATTCGCCCGGCAAGCGCGGCTATTACTCGCCAAGGCAAGGTCGTGCTACACCCGAACGAATCAACGCATTTAGAAATGTTGGcag gatAATCGGATTGTGTCTCCTTCAGAATGAATTGTGTCCCATGTTCCTGAATAGACATGTGCTGAAGTATGTGCTTGGTCGGCCTGTTCGCTTCCACGATTTGGCTTTCTTTGACCCAGTAGTTTACGAGAGTCTCCGGCAACTTGTTGTCGATGCCGAAACTGGCGATTCACATTCACTCTTTGCTGCTCTTGATCTCAACTTTAG CTTGGAAATGTGCGAAGAGGAAGGAGGTGGATGCGTGGAGCTGGTGCCCGGAGGTCGTGAATTAGAGGTGACAGCTCACAATGTTTATGACTACGTGCGCAAGTATGCTCAACATCGTATGCTGCTCTCACAGGAGAAGGCACTTgag GCAATGCGTGTTGGAGTTCTTGATGTGTTGCCTGAATCGGCGCTAGAAGGTTTAACTGCTGAAGATCTACGGCTTCTGCTGAATGGCGTTGGCGATATAAATGTTACTGCACTTGTCTCATATACTAGTTTTAATGATGAGAGTGGTGAGCCTCCAGAGAGACTCGCACGCTTCAAACGTTGGCTTTGGGCGATCGTCGACAAAATGACACATTTAGAAAGACAAGATCTC GTTTACTTCTGGACCGGTTCACCTGCCTTGCCTGCTTCCGAAGAAGGGTTCCAGCCTATGCCAACAGTGACGATACGGCCTGCGGACGACGCGCACTTGCCCACCGCCAATACTTGTATTTCGCGACTTTACATACCGTTGTACTCCTCGCGACATGTGCTCAAACACAAACTATTGCTAGCCATCAAAACTAAAAATTTCGGTTTCGTCTAG